In the Plodia interpunctella isolate USDA-ARS_2022_Savannah chromosome 6, ilPloInte3.2, whole genome shotgun sequence genome, one interval contains:
- the cno gene encoding afadin isoform X6: MDWGIRRSIMFHVRRRPADTQPRRRKKKAGSSVSSGGRPGNDPALVEVAPDGSNVENGRRLRITDVVEVGSGNGTALQLYGPSIQSRHCVIAPAEGGGYTVTPLHTDAHVYVNGRRTMHSQRLQHGCLLKFGRVSTFRFVDPAQETILNRNLSQSQHFGSGSIYDRSPTSAESGALSPTSMTSHQPDLVDSNANTTNDTDYNRTMSPVSHDAYYNQNDTPYNNNTLKLDNESLMMSQHLNDTKDDYREEQSMYNEQEQAQNRTTGSQYKDNYETTFDLEGNVETKSICSAKSGGSGHDNSRMGMGTLSSARPGAEAILPAVLEFPEAGQPQFLAHVITRLDPHAPAFKLAPVYTLYLCARYRASTHYRPELTPTERAHKLTAFLHHVATLIHTTVQERCTDSAAQAFWMANASELLHFLKCDRHISSFSTQAQDLLPSTVQNAFSNLVSCFQEELSRALSTLTNPAVGDPNEATGPTVQVLASAMVLLRRCRVNAALTIQLFSHLFHYINAVCFNKLVTEPGAVSGRWGSALAARLALLAAWAERQGLELAADCHLARTHQAARLIQGSYRTAEEARAALSACFKLNSVQVRALLSATSSADVVQAAVAHARALADELCRADGREIRLEESTWLGAALLIPGDGFSAEVVRGVPPGLAEFVAPLQRGGLCRLAHQPHAVGVWTVYLAGYGMPRRTPDPRVQVIQLHKNANGMGLSIVAAKGAGQSKLGIYIKSVVPGGAAALDGRLAAGDQLLSVDGQSLRGITQEKAAEYLVRTGPTVTLEIAKQGAVLHGLATLLHQPATTPEHKPAPGAATGATALRRASERDLPSRLAAEPVKPSKSTPALHQHLNSATLSPTPSAATVGPAVGTGSVGNVGMAASAAWAGKSRSSHNLAHDAFYQNLPGHNHALQDRWSSLRSSNGSNRPQSAHYSAGDQQPDSPVHSQQNKQAMSARAAKLAEMSEEVSRRQQPPPHYQPIQQKPPLLPHHHVGQQGPMSPTQMHMHNQHYAQQGPMSPGPMSPGPMSPLSPGQGPAGPNMQHYHNHNQNPPQRYEWHQAGPPSPQRSQPPVAPKPQQNMRRPETETDDRELEQVQQTNNLQHAHANNAHQANNSVQPDDERYVASALEPPAVAVYGVGAAAGGGGRPAPAHNPWQREERERQLEARRQANRARRDATIAQLLSLGAARSAVQSQQLRALQLEREFERRATQHQQEDNNAAEGVEAPPSPPPSPATHPPPKSILKVNTRQDVNGYPPEMPAPQQQQQQQQQQQPLEETGAAELSSSLSQMSVAPPPPPPPARGSSFAAMAGRARALSPPLALAPADAAHAQPPQSPSSTRDKRVSFHERAAPSPSPSPSPAAAAAAPPPSQASAPPAPPSSSPPPLEPEHQHYSHTPQREDPDRFIEEAASMLSSPPSPPSAAPHLLSLSHTPGVIGAQEVYRDPRARRLAAQRASEVAGALPEQLSFKEKMKMFALESGENSTPKDKVKISRAQRDIDAVH; this comes from the exons GCTCCATCATGTTCCACGTGCGGCGGCGGCCGGCGGACACGCAGCCGCGGCGGCGCAAGAAGAAGGCAGGCTCCAGCGTCTCCAGCGGGGGACGACCTGGGAACGATCCTGCCTTGGTAGAGGTCGCCCCAGATGGTTCTAATGTCGAAAACGGTCGCCGGCTGCGTATCACGGATGTTGTTgag GTGGGCTCCGGCAACGGCACGGCGCTCCAGTTATACGGGCCCTCCATCCAGTCCCGACACTGCGTGATAGCGCCGGCTGAAGGCGGCGGCTACACCGTCACGCCGCTACATACCGACGCGCACGTCTACGTCAACGGACGGCGCACCATGCATTCACAACGACTACAG CACGGCTGCCTACTGAAATTCGGTCGGGTGTCGACGTTCCGCTTCGTGGACCCTGCGCAAGAGACGATACTGAACAGGAACCTGTCACAATCACAGCACTTCGGCTCGGGCTCCATATATGACAG ATCGCCGACGTCGGCCGAGAGCGGCGCCTTGTCCCCCACGTCCATGACGTCACACCAGCCAGACCTCGTCGACTCCAACGCCAACACCACCAATGATACAGACTATAACAGAACCATGAGTCCCGTGTCTCACGACGCTTACTACAACCAAAACGATACACCGTACAACAATAACACGTTGAAGCTAGACAACGAATCGTTGATGATGTCGCAACATCTGAACGACACCAAAGACGATTACAGAGAAGAGCAGTCGATGTATAACGAACAGGAGCAAGCGCAGAATAGGACGACAGGATCGCAGTATAAGGATAACTATGAGACGACGTTCGACTTGGAGGGGAACGTGGAGACGAAGAGCATTTGCAGCGCGAAGAGTGGAGGATCTGGTCACGACAACAG CAGAATGGGCATGGGCACCCTGTCGTCGGCGCGGCCCGGGGCGGAGGCCATCCTGCCGGCCGTGCTGGAGTTCCCGGAGGCGGGCCAGCCGCAGTTCCTGGCGCACGTCATCACCAGGCTCGACCCGCACGCGCCCGCATTCAAACTGGCGCCCGTCTACACACTGTATCTATGTGCTAG ATACCGCGCGTCGACGCACTACCGGCCGGAGCTGACGCCGACGGAGCGCGCGCACAAGCTGACCGCGTTCCTGCATCACGTCGCCACACTCATACACACCACTGTACAG GAGCGATGCACGGACTCAGCTGCGCAAGCGTTCTGGATGGCGAACGCGAGCGAACTACTCCACTTCCTGAAGTGCGACCGGCACATCTCATCGTTCTCCACTCAAGCGCAGGATTTACTGCCAAGCACTGTACAGAACGCTTTCAG CAACCTAGTGTCGTGCTTCCAAGAAGAGCTGTCGCGGGCACTGTCCACCCTGACGAACCCAGCCGTGGGTGACCCCAACGAGGCGACCGGCCCCACGGTGCAAGTGCTGGCATCGGCGATGGTGCTGCTGCGGCGGTGTAGGGTCAACGCGGCACTCACTATACAGCTCTTCTCTCATCTATTCCATTACATCAACGCTGTGTGCTTTAATAAG CTCGTAACAGAGCCAGGTGCCGTGAGCGGCCGCTGGGGCTCCGCCCTCGCGGCCAGACTGGCGCTGCTGGCGGCCTGGGCCGAGAGACAGGGGCTGGAGCTGGCTGCTGACTGTCATCTGGCCAGGACACATCAAGCTG CCCGCCTCATCCAGGGCAGCTACCGCACCGCGGAGGAGGCCCGCGCAGCATTATCGGCGTGTTTCAAGCTGAACTCTGTCCAAGTGCGAGCGCTGCTGTCCGCGACCTCGTCCGCGGACGTCGTGCAGGCGGCCGTCGCGCATGCGCGGGCGCTAGCTGACGAACTGTGCCGCGCCGACGGCAGAGAG ATCCGACTAGAAGAAAGCACATGGCTCGGCGCCGCCCTGCTAATCCCCGGCGACGGATTTAGCGCCGAAGTGGTCCGCGGAGTGCCCCCGGGCTTAGCGGAGTTTGTGGCGCCCCTCCAGAGGGGGGGCCTCTGCCGCCTCGCGCACCAGCCGCACGCCGTCGGCGTGTGGACCGTGTACCTGGCCGGCTACGGCATGCCTCGGAGAACACCTGACCCCAGGGTCCAGGTGATACAGCTGCATAAGAACGCGAATGGAATGGGCCTCAGTATCGTTGCTGCCAAG GGCGCGGGTCAGAGCAAGCTGGGCATTTACATAAAGTCAGTGGTGCCGGGCGGCGCCGCCGCGCTGGACGGCCGGCTGGCGGCCGGCGACCAGCTGCTGTCCGTCGACGGACAGTCGCTGCGCGGCATCACGCAGGAGAAG GCTGCGGAATACCTAGTACGAACGGGGCCGACAGTGACGTTAGAGATCGCCAAACAAGGCGCCGTGTTACACGGACTGGCGACCCTGCTGCACCAGCCCGCTACCACGCCGGAACATAAAccag CCCCTGGTGCGGCGACGGGCGCGACAGCGCTGCGCAGGGCGTCGGAGCGGGACCTGCCGTCGCGGCTGGCGGCGGAGCCCGTCAAGCCTAGCAAGAGCACCCCGGCGCTGCATCAGCATCTCAATAG CGCAACACTGAGCCCGACCCCGTCGGCCGCGACCGTGGGCCCAGCAGTGGGCACGGGCAGCGTGGGCAACGTGGGCATGGCCGCCAGCGCCGCATGGGCCGGCAAGTCCCGCAGCAGCCACAACCTGGCGCACGACGCCTTCTACCAGAACCTGCCCGGACACAACCACGCGCTGCAGGACCG ATGGTCGTCGCTGCGTAGCTCCAACGGCAGCAACCGACCGCAGTCTGCGCATTACTCCGCGGGCGACCAGCAGCCGGACTCCCCGGTACACAGCCAG CAGAACAAGCAAGCAATGAGCGCGCGCGCAGCCAAGCTGGCGGAGATGTCGGAGGAGGTGTCGCGGCGTCAGCAGCCCCCCCCCCACTACCAGCCCATACAGCAGAAACCCCCGCTGCTGCCGCACCACCATGTCGGACAACAG GGCCCGATGAGTCCAACGCAGATGCACATGCATAACCAGCATTATGCGCAACAGGGCCCCATGTCACCTGGCCCAATGTCGCCGGGGCCCATGTCCCCGCTGTCCCCGGGCCAAGGACCCGCGGGCCCCAACATGCAACACTACCACAATCACAATCAAAATCCGCCTCAAAG GTACGAGTGGCACCAGGCCGGACCGCCTTCGCCGCAACGATCACAACCGCCCGTAGCTCCTAAACCACAG CAAAACATGAGACGACCGGAGACAGAGACGGACGACCGCGAGCTGGAGCAGGTGCAGCAGACGAACAACTTGCAGCACGCGCACGCCAACAACGCGCATCAGGCGAACAACTCCGTGCAACCAGACGATG AGCGGTACGTAGCGAGCGCACTGGAGCCCCCCGCGGTGGCAGTGTACGGCGTGGGGGCAGCGGCGGGCGGGGGGGGGCGACCGGCGCCCGCGCACAACCCGTGGCAGCGCGAGGAGCGCGAGCGGCAGCTGGAGGCGCGGCGTCAGGCCAACCGCGCGCGCAG AGACGCGACGATAGCGCAGCTGCTGTCGCTGGGGGCCGCGCGCTCCGCCGTGCAGAGCCAGCAGCTGCGGGCGCTGCAGCTCGAGCGGGAGTTCGAGAGGAGAGCCACGCAGCACCAACAG GAGGACAACAACGCAGCGGAAGGCGTAGAGGCGCCGCCCTCGCCGCCGCCCTCCCCCGCCACGCACCCCCCGCCCAAGTCCATACTCAAGGTCAACACCAGGCAAGACGTCAACGGATATCCTCCAGAAATG CCGGCAccgcagcagcagcagcagcagcagcagcagcagcagccgCTGGAGGAGACGGGCGCGGCGGAGCTGTCGAGCAGCCTGAGCCAGATGTCGGTGGCCCCGCCccccccgccgccgccggcgcGCGGCTCCTCGTTCGCGGCGATGGCgggccgcgcgcgcgcgctgtCCCCCCCCCTCGCCCTCGCCCCCGCCGACGCTGCGCACGCGCAACCTCCGCA ATCACCAAGCTCAACACGCGACAAACGCGTGTCCTTCCACGAGCGCGCGGCCCCGTCCCCCTCCCCCTCCCCCtcccccgccgccgccgccgccgcccctCCCCCCTCGCAGGCCTCCGCCCCGCCCGCGCCGCCCAGCAGCTCCCCGCCGCCGCTGGAGCCCGAACACCAACACTACTCGCACACACCACAGAGGGAAGATCCTGAC CGCTTCATCGAAGAAGCGGCGAGCATGCTATCGTCCCCCCCCTCCCCCCCCTCAGCCGCGCCGCACTTGCTGTCTCTGTCGCACACGCCCGGCGTCATCGGCGCGCAGGAGGTGTACAG AGACCCGCGCGCGCGGCGGCTGGCGGCGCAGCGCGCGAGCGAGGTCGCGGGCGCGCTGCCGGAGCAGCTCTCCTTCAAGGAGAAGATGAAGATGTTCGCGCTCGAGTCCGGCGAGAACTCCACGCCCAAGGACAAG gTGAAAATATCTCGGGCACAACGCGACATCGACGCTGTACATTGA